Below is a genomic region from Rosa chinensis cultivar Old Blush chromosome 5, RchiOBHm-V2, whole genome shotgun sequence.
taattgaATCAAATTTATGATATTAACAACAAAATTATCACATTCGTTTTACACTATCtacatataattgaacaaaATTATCATTTTGACAACAATTTATTCataaatttataaaaatatCGTAGGTGAAATAATTGCTTTTAATAGAATTATAAGTACTCAAAATATCACTCACCTTACCACAATGACAACAAatgtacaatatatatatacacatacacacacacattagAATTTACTCGAGTATGTGTGAAGAAGTAATGAGAAGAGTCTGGGACAGTGGTGGAGGATTCACTCAAAAGTTATACAAATGTGCAACTGATCTATCTCATTGGAACAAACAATTGAATGGGAGTATTCCAGCAGCTATCAACAAAGTGAGAGATCATATGGAACGATTACAAGCACTCCCTTACTCTGACCAGGTGGATTTGAAATTGAATGAGCTCGGAAAGGAGTATGATGATCTACTTGATAAACAAGGAATCCTCTGGAAGCAGAGAAGTAGAGTTTTGTGGTTGAAAGGTGGCGACAAAAATACCAGATTTTTTCATGAAGCTGCGCGCCaaacaaagaggaaggaaaaatCTTATTGAAGGGATTATGGACAATGATGGGGTCTAGCAGAGAGATGAGAATGTTGTTGGAAAGGTTTTTGAATCTTATTTTTTGGAGTTATTCAAATCTGATTATTCTGGTACAAATCCTTCTTTGCTTTCTGGTTTAAGACCTACTGTGGATGATTCTATGAATGAGGCTTTGTGCAAACCCTTCAATAGAGTTGAAATTGAAGAAGCCCTTAGCCAAATGTATCCCATGAAAGCCCCTGGTGAAGATGGAATGCCTGCTTTGTTTTACCAGAAGTACAGGGAGATAGTAGGGGAGGATGTGGTGTCCACTTGCTTGAAAGTTCTCAATGATGATGAGAGTGTCAAAAATCTCAACCATACTCTTATTGCCCTTATTCCCAAAACAGATCATCCAAAAACTGTAACGGAGTTTAGACCGATAAGCCTTTGTAATGTCATCTACAAATTAATTTCCAAATACCTTGCCAACCGACTTAAACTGGTTCTACCTTTGATCATCTCTAAGTTTCAAAGTGCTTTTGTCCCTAAGCGATTGATCACGGACAATATAATCTTTGCCCATGAATCAATTCATGCCATAAAGAGGAGGGGGAagaatggaagaaaaaaaatgactttGAAGCTTGACATGGCCAAGGCTTACGATAGAGTGGAGTGGGGTTTTTTGGCTAGTGTGATGGAGAGATTGGGGTTCAATGGGAGGTGGATTGCACTTATGATGGATTGTATTTCTACGTCATTTGTAATGGGGTTCCAAAAGGTTTCGTTTGTCCATCTAGAGGCCTAAGACAAGGAGACCCCCTCTCCCCTTATCTTTTCCTTATTTGTGCGGAGGGTTTGTCTGCCTTACTTAGAAGGGAAGAGGCATGTGGTCTAGTTCATGGGGTGAGAGTGGTGAAGGAGGCTGCCCCAATTAATCACTTATTTTTCGCCGACGATAGTCTCATTTTTGGGGATGCTTCATTGGAGGAATGCAAGCGCTTGAAAGAAGTTTTTTCTATGTATGAAGCGGCTTCCggacaaaaaattaattatggGAAGTCTGCTATCTCGTTTAGTGCTAGCACAAGTGATGAGGAGAAATTAGCAATTGGGGAGGAGATGTGAATGAAAATTGTAGAGTTCCATGAGAAGTATCTTGGCCTCCCTACAATTTTagggagagaaaaaagaaaaattcttagAAGTGTGAGAAGTAGAGTTCAAAATCGGGTGGAGAAGCGGCACAGCAACTTACTTTCAATGGCTGGGAAGAAGGTTTTGGTGAAAGCAGTGTTACAGGCCATTCCTACCTATGCCATGAATGTGTTCAAATTTCCAGTTGGCTTGTGTAATGAGTTAAACTCGGTTGTTGCCAATTTTTGGTGGGGGAAAAAAGGAGGAAAAGGAGTGCATTGGAAAAAATGGGATTCTCTATGTGAACCAAAGGAGATGGGAGGGCttggttttcaaaattttgaaagttttagccAAGCAATGGTGGGA
It encodes:
- the LOC112163782 gene encoding uncharacterized mitochondrial protein AtMg00310-like, encoding MAGKKVLVKAVLQAIPTYAMNVFKFPVGLCNELNSVVANFWWGKKGGKGVHWKKWDSLCEPKEMGGLGFQNFESFSQAMATIGNYPSYVWRSILWGRDLVVNGCINRIGNGRLTRIYDDRWIPKPPSSKSGVLKFFKMELL